In one window of Thermus aquaticus DNA:
- a CDS encoding rhodanese-like domain-containing protein, producing MNRRAFLAFLALALLAACGPKGSYQNVGPEELYRALESGALIVDVRTPEECRAGRVPGAVNLPVEEVARWADTLPKDKPVYLYCRSGNRSRQAAEYLKKRGYTNLYHVEGGVLAIERAGFPLVR from the coding sequence ATGAACCGCCGGGCTTTCCTCGCCTTCTTGGCCCTGGCGCTCCTTGCCGCCTGCGGCCCCAAGGGGAGCTACCAGAACGTGGGCCCGGAGGAGCTTTACCGGGCCTTGGAGTCTGGTGCCCTGATCGTGGACGTGCGCACCCCCGAGGAGTGCCGGGCGGGCCGTGTGCCGGGGGCGGTGAACCTCCCCGTGGAGGAGGTGGCCCGCTGGGCGGACACCCTGCCCAAGGACAAGCCTGTCTACCTCTACTGCCGCAGCGGCAACCGCAGCCGCCAGGCGGCGGAGTACCTGAAGAAGAGAGGGTACACCAACCTCTACCACGTGGAGGGCGGCGTGCTGGCCATAGAGCGGGCGGGATTTCCCCTGGTCCGGTGA